In the Bacteroidales bacterium genome, one interval contains:
- a CDS encoding discoidin domain-containing protein, producing MSTLFKIIHLILVISFSMAACKEMDDNYQQYVVPDGITYPGKANHAVLHPGRERVLITWPAGADPSVVKAHVYWNNYSDSIVLDIPSGTDTVRCHIDPLPEGSYSFIIHTFDTKGNISIPVELNGFVYGELYQSSISQRLVKDFSLDLGSGKYLISWNDADITNGAWSTEVKYKNLNGTDIVLIKEATKDTTLISDIDLYEPFFYRTMYMPDSVSIDAFYTDYLEYTIDEIALPKDRMKILAFSSQHSGTANQASNILDGNNTGTRWHTNASGGNFPHFITIDFGGVAPLTRITVWSSLVDRPANSPDPRHPKQFKIETSQDNETWTEIATYDFRNVLEQDILIPLTYARYIRLTGEQPSSYNGTTNIMALGELSFYCK from the coding sequence ATGAGCACATTATTTAAAATCATCCATTTGATCCTGGTTATTTCTTTTTCTATGGCTGCTTGCAAAGAAATGGATGACAATTATCAGCAATATGTGGTACCCGACGGCATTACATATCCCGGAAAGGCTAATCATGCCGTTCTTCACCCCGGAAGGGAAAGAGTGTTGATCACATGGCCAGCAGGAGCCGATCCTTCCGTAGTAAAGGCACATGTTTACTGGAACAATTATTCAGATTCCATCGTACTTGATATTCCTTCGGGAACCGATACGGTTCGTTGTCATATTGACCCACTTCCCGAAGGATCTTATAGTTTTATTATTCATACTTTCGATACTAAAGGTAATATTTCCATTCCGGTAGAATTGAATGGATTTGTTTACGGTGAATTATATCAAAGTTCTATTTCTCAACGCCTCGTCAAAGACTTCTCACTTGATCTAGGAAGCGGAAAATATCTCATTTCCTGGAACGATGCTGATATAACCAACGGTGCATGGTCAACAGAAGTCAAGTATAAAAATTTGAATGGTACAGATATAGTATTAATAAAGGAGGCAACAAAAGATACCACACTGATTTCTGATATAGACCTGTATGAACCTTTTTTCTACCGGACAATGTACATGCCCGATTCAGTCTCTATTGATGCATTTTATACAGATTATCTGGAATATACGATCGATGAAATAGCTTTACCTAAAGATAGAATGAAAATTCTCGCTTTTTCATCACAACATTCCGGAACGGCTAATCAGGCTTCGAACATTTTAGATGGAAATAATACCGGAACCAGATGGCATACCAATGCTTCCGGCGGAAATTTTCCTCATTTCATCACCATTGATTTCGGCGGAGTGGCGCCCCTTACGCGAATCACTGTTTGGTCTTCCCTCGTAGACCGGCCGGCAAATTCACCTGACCCAAGACATCCTAAACAATTTAAAATCGAAACCAGTCAGGATAATGAAACATGGACGGAAATAGCCACTTATGACTTTAGAAATGTGTTAGAACAAGACATACTTATTCCATTAACCTATGCAAGGTACATCAGATTAACAGGAGAACAACCCAGTTCATACAATGGTACCACCAATATCATGGCCTTAGGGGAACTTAGTTTTTATTGTAAATAA
- a CDS encoding sulfatase-like hydrolase/transferase produces the protein MKTDKLFLSIAAVSFTGFHAYGAQDVQRPNIIIIMADQLRADLVKREGYPLNTMPFADSLARTGTWFNRAYTAAPASGPARVSLLTGRYPSATRVRSNHNIRDAFFEKDLFDVAREQGYKTALVGKNHSHLSDKKADHWSIFDHLGQQSKNKSSKAAEFDRFLASTDFYASLEPAPFGTETQLPYRMVDDASGWVGSLSGTPFLIWFSIPEPHNPYQTCEPYYSMFPPESLPKMRSSMSDLTIKGSKYEILSEMMEQGHEGYIENLQRLRSIYHGMLRMIDDQLARLTVELKKLGVYDNTIIVFIADHGDYVGEYGLMKKGAGLDEVLTRIPMQWSGPGIKASELPHKAHVNIVDIFPTVCEIIGAPVPVGVQGRSLWPMLQGYPYPEEEFESMMVEDGYGGMYYTKADGTDYAVEGAVGKKPGLFFDELNTWSQSGTMHMLRSNEWKLVYDMDGNGQLYNLLKDPAELNNLYHDKKHTKTKDKMLEMLLRWELSTRDHLPIPGKRYRFKRNEHNYLFKVNES, from the coding sequence ATGAAAACGGATAAACTATTCCTGAGTATAGCAGCTGTTTCGTTTACAGGATTCCATGCTTACGGGGCACAGGACGTCCAACGGCCGAACATTATTATTATCATGGCTGATCAATTGCGGGCCGATCTGGTAAAACGCGAAGGATATCCGCTTAATACCATGCCTTTTGCCGACAGTCTGGCGCGAACAGGCACATGGTTCAACAGGGCTTACACGGCTGCACCCGCCAGCGGCCCTGCACGGGTTTCATTACTCACGGGAAGATATCCTTCTGCCACACGGGTCCGTTCCAATCATAACATCCGCGATGCCTTTTTTGAGAAAGACTTGTTCGATGTAGCCCGCGAACAGGGATATAAGACAGCACTGGTCGGTAAAAACCACTCCCATTTGTCAGACAAGAAGGCAGATCACTGGAGCATTTTTGATCACCTCGGGCAACAGTCAAAAAACAAGAGCAGCAAAGCCGCTGAATTTGACCGGTTTTTAGCTTCCACAGACTTTTATGCGAGTCTGGAACCAGCTCCTTTTGGCACTGAAACACAATTACCCTACAGGATGGTCGATGACGCATCCGGGTGGGTCGGGTCTCTTTCAGGAACACCTTTTTTAATTTGGTTCTCCATACCGGAGCCCCATAATCCTTATCAAACTTGTGAACCGTACTATTCAATGTTTCCACCGGAATCACTGCCAAAGATGCGGAGTAGTATGTCGGACCTTACCATCAAAGGCAGTAAATACGAGATACTGTCGGAAATGATGGAACAGGGGCATGAAGGATACATCGAAAATCTGCAAAGACTACGTTCCATTTATCACGGGATGTTACGGATGATCGACGATCAGCTGGCACGTCTGACTGTGGAACTGAAAAAGCTGGGTGTGTATGACAATACGATCATCGTATTCATTGCCGATCATGGCGATTACGTCGGCGAATACGGGCTGATGAAAAAAGGGGCCGGTCTTGATGAAGTGCTCACACGGATTCCCATGCAGTGGAGCGGACCGGGCATTAAGGCCTCTGAGCTTCCTCATAAAGCACATGTGAACATCGTAGACATATTTCCCACGGTATGTGAAATAATCGGGGCACCTGTCCCGGTCGGAGTCCAGGGACGCAGTTTATGGCCGATGCTACAGGGATACCCTTATCCCGAAGAGGAATTTGAAAGTATGATGGTAGAAGATGGCTATGGAGGAATGTATTACACCAAAGCCGACGGTACCGATTATGCTGTTGAAGGAGCAGTAGGGAAAAAGCCGGGATTGTTTTTTGATGAACTCAATACATGGTCGCAAAGTGGAACCATGCATATGCTCCGTAGCAACGAATGGAAATTAGTATATGATATGGACGGAAACGGGCAATTATACAATCTTTTGAAAGATCCTGCCGAATTGAACAACCTTTACCATGATAAAAAACATACAAAAACCAAAGATAAAATGCTTGAAATGCTATTGCGTTGGGAACTATCCACTCGCGACCATCTACCCATACCAGGTAAACGGTATCGTTTCAAGCGTAACGAACATAATTATCTCTTCAAAGTGAATGAATCCTGA
- a CDS encoding glycoside hydrolase family 43 protein, which produces MLHNDVYYAYGTYSGNGIAVCTSEDLFTWEPVEKLALHKNDVWGDKWFWAPEVYHVNGKFYMYYSANEHICVAVGDHPLGPFRQETKKPMIDGEKCIDNTLFIDDDGKPYLFFDRFNDGLNIWVAELKDNLTEIKSGTMHQCIHVSQEWEKVWPRVNEGCYVIKKNGIYYMTYSANSYESQFYGIGFATATSITGPWTKYEQNPIYQKPGNLVGVGHSAMFTDKDGKLRIVFHAHNNNEKIHPRHMYISTVHFEQKDGKETMKIGPEFIIPVWKNMQHAVYDLISME; this is translated from the coding sequence ATGTTACACAATGATGTTTATTACGCTTACGGTACTTATTCCGGAAACGGCATTGCCGTGTGTACATCAGAAGACCTGTTCACATGGGAACCTGTCGAAAAACTGGCGCTGCATAAAAATGATGTTTGGGGTGACAAATGGTTTTGGGCACCCGAAGTATATCATGTAAACGGTAAATTTTACATGTATTATTCCGCCAATGAACATATCTGCGTTGCAGTGGGTGATCATCCTTTGGGCCCGTTCCGGCAGGAAACGAAAAAACCAATGATCGATGGAGAAAAATGTATCGACAACACCCTGTTCATCGATGATGACGGAAAACCCTATCTTTTTTTCGACAGGTTCAACGATGGCCTGAATATCTGGGTAGCGGAACTGAAAGACAATCTTACCGAAATAAAATCCGGAACCATGCATCAATGCATTCATGTATCCCAGGAGTGGGAAAAGGTATGGCCAAGGGTAAATGAAGGCTGTTATGTCATCAAGAAGAATGGAATATATTACATGACTTATTCTGCCAACAGCTATGAAAGCCAGTTCTACGGAATCGGCTTTGCCACGGCAACAAGCATAACGGGACCATGGACCAAATATGAGCAAAACCCCATATACCAGAAACCCGGCAATCTGGTAGGTGTAGGCCATAGCGCTATGTTTACGGATAAAGACGGTAAACTTCGTATCGTTTTCCATGCCCACAATAACAATGAAAAAATTCATCCCCGGCATATGTACATCAGTACCGTCCATTTTGAACAGAAAGACGGAAAAGAAACAATGAAAATAGGTCCGGAATTCATCATACCTGTTTGGAAAAATATGCAACATGCTGTATATGACTTAATTTCAATGGAATAA
- a CDS encoding metallophosphoesterase yields the protein MKIILLRFCFILTLGLPYLIFAQKAYQAPQLSDPDSWSMILIPDPQSYVKFARNQPLLELMTAWIEDNVGKLNISLVLCTGDMVEQNELLNPDGKNGDQPSKLQWESVSKAFNRLDGKVPYMVTTGNHDFGIVSSENRRTHFNEYFPVDKNPLNMKMLRDVSLDEWGVPTLTNATYEYTSPHGKKMLILVLEFAPREATIEWAKKIVNQEKYKNHEVILLTHSYLNSKSEHIVKEGYALTDANYGKAIWEKLVQPSGNIKMVFAGHIGAPNNPQAHLGFRTDLNAAGKEVQQMVFNAQALGGGWHGNGGDGWLRILEFMPDGKTVKVRTFSPLFAISPSTQHLAWRTEDYDEFSFTLD from the coding sequence ATGAAAATAATCCTCCTTCGCTTTTGCTTTATCCTAACTCTTGGGCTACCTTACCTTATTTTCGCTCAAAAAGCTTATCAGGCGCCGCAATTATCCGATCCCGACTCTTGGTCAATGATCTTAATACCTGATCCCCAATCTTATGTAAAGTTTGCACGGAACCAACCTTTACTGGAACTCATGACAGCATGGATAGAGGACAATGTCGGAAAACTGAATATTAGCCTGGTACTTTGTACCGGCGACATGGTGGAACAAAATGAACTGCTGAATCCTGACGGAAAAAATGGCGACCAACCGAGTAAGTTACAATGGGAATCCGTTTCAAAGGCTTTTAACCGGTTGGATGGAAAGGTTCCCTATATGGTAACGACGGGCAATCATGATTTCGGGATTGTCAGCTCAGAAAACCGGCGGACCCATTTCAATGAATACTTCCCTGTGGATAAAAATCCACTGAACATGAAAATGTTGCGCGATGTATCTCTGGATGAGTGGGGTGTTCCTACATTAACCAATGCAACCTACGAATATACTTCTCCTCACGGGAAAAAGATGCTGATCCTGGTCCTTGAATTCGCCCCCCGTGAAGCCACTATAGAATGGGCAAAGAAAATTGTTAACCAGGAAAAATATAAAAACCATGAAGTCATACTTCTGACACACTCTTACCTGAATTCCAAAAGTGAACATATTGTAAAAGAAGGTTATGCTTTAACAGATGCCAACTATGGGAAAGCCATCTGGGAAAAATTAGTCCAACCTTCCGGCAATATAAAAATGGTGTTTGCCGGACATATCGGTGCTCCGAATAATCCACAGGCTCACTTAGGGTTCCGTACCGACCTGAATGCCGCCGGAAAAGAAGTACAACAAATGGTCTTCAATGCACAGGCGCTGGGAGGCGGATGGCATGGAAACGGTGGTGATGGCTGGCTGAGGATCCTTGAATTCATGCCTGATGGAAAAACCGTGAAAGTCCGTACCTTCTCTCCCTTATTTGCCATATCACCATCTACACAGCATTTAGCGTGGAGAACAGAGGATTATGACGAGTTTTCATTCACACTGGATTAA
- a CDS encoding SMP-30/gluconolactonase/LRE family protein, with protein MKNKICILLCFINVLMINPVLSQDGYSSVYTVQPEDPLAVYFTADRFDVVNDGSRDVSEALQEAINQVQETVRYGVLFIPEGTYRISRTIHVWKGIRLIGYGKKRPVFLLSGNTPGFQDGRGKYMFHFCSDRSRQGRPVQDANAGTFYSGMRNINIRIERGNPAAVAVRFHVAQHCFLSHMDFEMNDGNVGVEDTGNEIEYCRFFGGDYGINTTKTSPGWQALVIDSYFEKQKKAAIRTQEAGLMLIRNHFRKLPGVVSINEGYPEELWISDSRFEDVTGPAVVISNEYNARTQINLENIVCLKVPELIQMRTSRKKIALPHKQYLVKEFTHGLVYENPADRPVMKTIQDIIALKSLPSPVPSDVPLLPGTETWVNLKTLGAKGDGKSDDTDILEQAIANHRTIYLPGGHYRVTRPIVLKEHTILIGMHPSITQIMIRDSTEAYQGVGSPLPLLETPKGGTNIVTGIGLNTSGVNPRAVAAKWMAGPRSMMNDVRFTGGHGTYTLSGRHIPEYNDNRTADGIPYRTWDSQYWSLWITEGGGGTFKDIWTPSPYASAGMYISNTSTEGRLYYMSSEHHVRYEVVLYNVSNWKFFGLQLEEESGEGPYCLPVDIRNSENLLFVNTFLYRVSRVTTPYPYAVRVENSKNLTFKGLHNYSWTKYVFENTLYDWTSDTQVRAREIALLKISGNTSVQTTAGNEKVVSPGEKIKRLAGGFSYIDGITSDSKGNVYFVDSEWQHIYRWGTDHRLSLISDMPIRPVSLACDKNDHLLIVTRFIRQPSINTRGEIGVVGFDPAHPTATMYMYTLKEVPFDGHTKGKNIFYQTTRHRNENNLPAAFMRKVNTGFISRDGVTIIPNTNDIGQTYSLKPAIPGQPFYVSTGPGLRTYRFSVSADGTLSDPHLFSENGAFDCTFDTEGNVYIPADHVMVYNRDGNLIDEIEVPERPSTVMFGGKDRDILFICAGTSLYSVKLKNKGL; from the coding sequence ATGAAAAACAAAATCTGTATTCTGTTGTGTTTCATAAATGTATTAATGATCAATCCGGTATTATCCCAAGACGGATATTCATCTGTTTATACTGTACAACCTGAAGATCCGTTGGCCGTATATTTCACTGCCGACCGGTTCGATGTGGTCAACGACGGTTCCCGGGATGTTTCCGAAGCATTGCAGGAAGCCATTAATCAGGTGCAGGAAACGGTCAGGTATGGAGTTTTGTTTATTCCGGAAGGCACTTACCGGATCAGCCGAACGATCCATGTATGGAAAGGCATTCGTCTGATCGGTTATGGGAAAAAACGTCCGGTGTTTCTTTTGTCCGGAAATACACCCGGGTTCCAGGATGGAAGAGGAAAATATATGTTCCATTTTTGTAGCGACCGGTCCCGGCAGGGACGCCCGGTACAAGATGCCAATGCCGGTACATTCTACAGCGGCATGCGGAACATCAATATACGCATCGAACGCGGGAATCCTGCAGCTGTTGCTGTACGGTTCCATGTTGCCCAGCATTGTTTCCTTTCCCATATGGATTTCGAAATGAACGATGGAAATGTAGGAGTCGAGGATACCGGGAACGAGATCGAATACTGTCGTTTCTTCGGGGGTGATTATGGGATCAACACGACCAAAACTTCTCCCGGATGGCAGGCGCTCGTGATCGATTCTTATTTTGAAAAACAGAAAAAGGCGGCCATCAGGACCCAGGAAGCAGGATTGATGCTTATCCGCAATCATTTCCGGAAACTCCCCGGCGTTGTCAGTATTAACGAAGGATATCCCGAAGAATTATGGATTTCGGATTCCCGTTTTGAAGACGTAACCGGACCGGCTGTGGTTATCAGCAATGAATACAACGCCAGGACACAGATCAATCTGGAGAATATCGTATGCCTTAAAGTTCCCGAACTGATACAGATGCGGACAAGCAGGAAAAAGATAGCTCTCCCGCACAAACAATATTTGGTAAAGGAATTTACCCATGGATTAGTATACGAAAATCCTGCCGACCGACCTGTAATGAAAACCATACAGGATATTATCGCTTTGAAAAGCCTTCCTTCACCGGTACCTTCGGATGTTCCCCTATTGCCCGGAACGGAGACCTGGGTGAACCTGAAAACACTGGGAGCCAAAGGTGATGGGAAGAGCGACGATACGGATATTCTGGAACAGGCTATTGCCAACCACCGTACCATATACCTTCCCGGTGGCCATTACCGGGTTACCCGGCCTATTGTGCTGAAAGAGCATACCATCCTGATCGGAATGCATCCGTCCATTACACAGATCATGATCCGCGACAGTACCGAGGCGTATCAGGGAGTGGGATCGCCGCTGCCCTTGCTGGAAACGCCTAAGGGAGGTACCAACATCGTTACCGGCATCGGGCTGAATACTTCCGGCGTAAATCCGCGGGCAGTAGCCGCCAAATGGATGGCCGGTCCCCGATCGATGATGAATGATGTCCGGTTTACAGGCGGACATGGTACCTATACGCTGAGCGGCAGGCATATTCCCGAATACAACGACAACCGCACCGCCGACGGAATTCCTTACCGGACATGGGACAGCCAGTACTGGAGCCTGTGGATCACCGAGGGTGGCGGGGGGACATTCAAAGATATCTGGACACCCAGTCCTTATGCGTCGGCAGGTATGTATATTTCCAATACCTCCACAGAAGGCCGTTTGTATTACATGTCGAGCGAACATCATGTACGTTATGAGGTGGTGCTGTATAATGTTTCCAACTGGAAATTTTTCGGATTACAGCTGGAAGAAGAAAGCGGGGAAGGACCGTATTGTCTGCCGGTAGATATCCGCAACTCCGAAAACCTGCTGTTTGTGAATACCTTTCTATACCGGGTAAGCCGGGTTACCACTCCTTATCCGTATGCTGTCCGGGTAGAGAATTCAAAAAACCTGACTTTCAAAGGACTGCACAACTACAGCTGGACCAAATATGTTTTTGAAAATACCCTGTATGACTGGACATCCGATACACAAGTCCGTGCCCGGGAGATCGCACTATTAAAAATTTCCGGGAATACTTCTGTTCAGACAACAGCCGGTAACGAAAAAGTGGTGTCTCCGGGTGAAAAAATCAAAAGGCTGGCCGGGGGATTTTCCTATATTGACGGTATTACATCGGATTCCAAAGGGAATGTGTATTTTGTAGATTCGGAGTGGCAGCATATTTATCGTTGGGGAACGGACCATCGTTTATCATTGATCAGTGATATGCCCATTCGTCCGGTATCGCTGGCTTGCGATAAAAATGACCATCTGCTGATAGTAACGCGTTTTATCCGGCAACCTTCGATAAATACGCGGGGAGAGATCGGCGTGGTCGGTTTTGATCCCGCTCATCCGACAGCTACCATGTACATGTATACTTTGAAGGAAGTACCGTTTGACGGTCACACAAAGGGAAAAAACATATTTTACCAGACAACCCGCCACAGGAATGAGAACAACCTGCCTGCCGCATTCATGAGAAAGGTCAATACCGGATTTATTTCAAGGGACGGGGTAACCATTATACCCAATACCAACGATATCGGACAGACCTACTCGCTTAAGCCGGCGATTCCAGGCCAACCGTTTTATGTAAGTACCGGGCCTGGGTTAAGAACATACCGTTTTTCGGTCAGTGCCGACGGGACATTGTCCGACCCGCATTTATTTTCCGAAAACGGAGCATTTGACTGTACCTTCGATACGGAAGGAAATGTGTATATTCCCGCCGATCATGTGATGGTATACAACCGTGACGGAAACCTGATCGATGAAATTGAAGTACCTGAAAGACCCTCTACGGTAATGTTTGGCGGGAAAGACAGGGATATTCTTTTTATTTGTGCAGGTACATCCTTGTATTCGGTAAAATTGAAAAATAAGGGCCTATAG
- a CDS encoding carboxypeptidase-like regulatory domain-containing protein: MKIILPAIILLSFINQCLLAFDQDYFIAGKVYINEYEMISSVDGSYIPAISPVDAYIRIKGENGKGHMADSGGFFRIDHLKPGKYQLNFSCVGCFSFDTTIFIKNAPVESLKIILPLWYDQEKYSVRTAKKEIKTGHATLFACTNAGNKEKFFADQFWKKYQIGYLLFEKELIQKKEQHFSAPLPVLIKYNQEIFKYLDKTFGNEWHHEAPPGILGLKEWISRKTS; encoded by the coding sequence ATGAAAATCATTTTACCTGCGATCATATTATTATCATTTATAAATCAGTGTCTTTTGGCATTTGATCAGGACTATTTTATCGCAGGAAAAGTATATATCAACGAATATGAAATGATATCATCTGTAGATGGGAGCTATATACCGGCTATATCGCCTGTAGATGCATATATACGGATCAAAGGGGAAAACGGAAAAGGACACATGGCTGATTCCGGAGGCTTTTTTAGAATCGATCATTTAAAACCGGGAAAATACCAGCTGAACTTTTCCTGTGTTGGTTGTTTTTCATTTGATACGACCATTTTTATAAAGAATGCTCCTGTCGAATCATTAAAGATCATTCTTCCCTTATGGTATGATCAGGAAAAATATTCAGTCAGAACCGCTAAAAAAGAGATAAAAACCGGTCATGCTACGTTATTTGCCTGTACCAATGCCGGCAATAAAGAAAAATTTTTTGCTGATCAATTCTGGAAAAAATATCAGATAGGTTACCTGTTATTTGAAAAGGAACTGATACAAAAGAAGGAACAACATTTTTCAGCGCCTCTTCCGGTCCTGATCAAATATAATCAGGAAATATTCAAATATCTGGATAAGACTTTTGGAAATGAGTGGCATCATGAAGCGCCACCTGGCATTTTAGGATTAAAGGAATGGATATCAAGAAAAACATCATAA
- a CDS encoding transcriptional repressor, translated as MNAIELLRSKGLKKTAQRIMLINILQKKAVTLTEDDIKQEMGDLYDRITFYRTVQTLLEADLIHRINVDNKTVKYALNETSPHTKDHSHFFCKKCRSVTCLKDVPAITYHLPDGFKGEECEIIIKGICGNCLSVT; from the coding sequence ATGAATGCCATAGAATTACTCAGGAGCAAGGGACTCAAGAAGACAGCCCAACGGATCATGCTGATCAATATACTGCAAAAGAAGGCTGTAACGCTGACAGAGGATGATATTAAACAGGAGATGGGGGATTTATACGACCGTATTACTTTTTACCGTACTGTTCAGACTTTATTGGAAGCAGACCTGATACACCGGATAAACGTCGATAACAAAACGGTGAAATATGCGTTAAATGAAACTTCTCCACATACTAAAGACCATAGTCACTTTTTTTGTAAAAAATGCCGTTCTGTTACTTGCCTTAAAGATGTTCCTGCCATTACCTATCATTTACCGGATGGATTCAAAGGGGAAGAATGTGAAATCATCATAAAAGGAATTTGTGGTAATTGTTTGTCTGTTACTTAA